The Daucus carota subsp. sativus chromosome 2, DH1 v3.0, whole genome shotgun sequence genome includes a window with the following:
- the LOC108209545 gene encoding uncharacterized protein LOC108209545 isoform X1, with translation MSDSSMSRVTITLGRSGQVVKRAGAVLDSAYTDPVPAVGAKRSVHDRLGTQPSNKRHRGNDNVLNSANGVDGVPLRKDDLRYKIMQKSGKKGTEGDSPLNGVDLREILSRQARPSTSVGMQPLMPEEKNGRPNSGEGRQLISEPRGARPHMREDPDIRQRLPDTREVRQRMPELREVRQRLPELREVRERVPEMRDVRERVPEMRDVRERVPEMREVRERLPEMREIRARIPDRREVRERIPNRNDVREHIPERREGRERMLEVREVRQRIPETRDDRPHMPEPTGASIMRRVPSSRVIDATPHIDSFRNSYSPMTMDRLRRRSPDGVLVNSRGTSPPRSLDELRRRELIRSYDDGRSAAYMRKDSFELPRPMGTTSYRTNSALAAGPEKRVGPTLAVPSPAGVIMHRSSYAVNEPHTVDGFLRALGLEKYAINFKAEEVDMHALRQMGDNDLRDLGVPMGPRKKILLALLPRTRRQM, from the exons ATGTCAGATTCTTCGATGTCTCGAGTTACAATCACTCTCGGTCGTAGTGGTCAG GTTGTAAAGAGAGCTGGAGCAGTGTTGGATAGTGCATATACGGATCCAGTGCCAGCGGTTGGAGCTAAGAGATCTGTTCATGATAGACTTGGAACTCAGCCAAGCAATAAGAG GCATCGAGGCAATGATAATGTTCTGAATTCAGCTAATGGCGTAGATG GTGTGCCTCTTCGGAAAGATGATCTCCGTTACAAAATCATGCAGAAAAGTGGAAAGAAGGGAACTGAAGGTGACAGCCCACTGAATGGAGTTGACCTACGGGAAATTCTGTCGAGGCAAGCACGTCCTTCAACGAGTGTAGGCATGCAGCCGCTCATGCCTGAGGAAAAGAATGGGAGACCTAATAGTGGTGAAGGCAGGCAACTAATTTCTGAGCCAAGGGGAGCTAGACCACATATGCGAGAGGACCCTGATATTAGACAGAGGCTACCTGATACAAGGGAAGTTAGACAGCGGATGCCAGAGCTGAGGGAAGTTAGACAGCGGTTGCCGGAGCTGAGGGAGGTTAGAGAACGTGTTCCAGAGATGAGGGACGTTAGGGAACGGGTGCCAGAGATGAGGGATGTTAGGGAGAGGGTGCCGGAGATGAGAGAGGTTAGGGAGCGGCTACCTGAGATGAGGGAGATCAGAGCTCGGATACCAGACAGAAGGGAAGTTAGAGAGCGTATACCCAACAGAAATGATGTAAGAGAGCATATTCCTGAACGAAGGGAGGGAAGGGAGCGGATGCTTGAGGTAAGGGAGGTTAGGCAGCGCATACCTGAGACAAGGGATGATCGGCCACACATGCCTGAACCTACTGGTGCTAGCATAATGCGACGTGTCCCTTCTTCAAGGGTCATAGATGCTACGCCTCATATTGATTCCTTCAGAAATTCCTATTCTCCCATGACAATGGATCGTTTAAGGCGAAGATCACCAGATGGTGTTTTAGTTAATTCTAGAGGTACCTCACCGCCAAGGAGTTTGGACGAATTACGGAGAAGGGAGTTAATCAGGTCATATGATGATGGTAGATCGGCTGCTTATATGAGGAAAGACAGTTTTGAGCTTCCTAGACCCATGGGCACCACATCGTATAGGACGAATTCGGCTCTAGCTGCCGGACCTGAAAAGCGAGTGGGACCTACATTAGCAGTACCATCTCCAGCTGGCGTCATCATGCACAGAAGTTCATACGCA GTTAATGAACCACATACTGTTGACGGCTTTTTGCGTGCATTGGGCTTGGAAAAATATGCAATAAACTTCAAGGCAGAGGAA gtGGATATGCATGCATTGAGACAAATGGGAGATAATGACTTGAGAGATCTTGGGGTACCTATG
- the LOC108209545 gene encoding uncharacterized protein LOC108209545 isoform X2, which yields MSDSSMSRVTITLGRSGQVVKRAGAVLDSAYTDPVPAVGAKRSVHDRLGTQPSNKRHRGNDNVLNSANGVDAEGVPLRKDDLRYKIMQKSGKKGTEGDSPLNGVDLREILSRQARPSTSVGMQPLMPEEKNGRPNSGEGRQLISEPRGARPHMREDPDIRQRLPDTREVRQRMPELREVRQRLPELREVRERVPEMRDVRERVPEMRDVRERVPEMREVRERLPEMREIRARIPDRREVRERIPNRNDVREHIPERREGRERMLEVREVRQRIPETRDDRPHMPEPTGASIMRRVPSSRVIDATPHIDSFRNSYSPMTMDRLRRRSPDGVLVNSRGTSPPRSLDELRRRELIRSYDDGRSAAYMRKDSFELPRPMGTTSYRTNSALAAGPEKRVGPTLAVPSPAGVIMHRSSYAVNEPHTVDGFLRALGLEKYAINFKAEEVDMHALRQMGDNDLRDLGVPMGPRKKILLALLPRTRRQM from the exons ATGTCAGATTCTTCGATGTCTCGAGTTACAATCACTCTCGGTCGTAGTGGTCAG GTTGTAAAGAGAGCTGGAGCAGTGTTGGATAGTGCATATACGGATCCAGTGCCAGCGGTTGGAGCTAAGAGATCTGTTCATGATAGACTTGGAACTCAGCCAAGCAATAAGAG GCATCGAGGCAATGATAATGTTCTGAATTCAGCTAATGGCGTAGATG CTGAAGGTGTGCCTCTTCGGAAAGATGATCTCCGTTACAAAATCATGCAGAAAAGTGGAAAGAAGGGAACTGAAGGTGACAGCCCACTGAATGGAGTTGACCTACGGGAAATTCTGTCGAGGCAAGCACGTCCTTCAACGAGTGTAGGCATGCAGCCGCTCATGCCTGAGGAAAAGAATGGGAGACCTAATAGTGGTGAAGGCAGGCAACTAATTTCTGAGCCAAGGGGAGCTAGACCACATATGCGAGAGGACCCTGATATTAGACAGAGGCTACCTGATACAAGGGAAGTTAGACAGCGGATGCCAGAGCTGAGGGAAGTTAGACAGCGGTTGCCGGAGCTGAGGGAGGTTAGAGAACGTGTTCCAGAGATGAGGGACGTTAGGGAACGGGTGCCAGAGATGAGGGATGTTAGGGAGAGGGTGCCGGAGATGAGAGAGGTTAGGGAGCGGCTACCTGAGATGAGGGAGATCAGAGCTCGGATACCAGACAGAAGGGAAGTTAGAGAGCGTATACCCAACAGAAATGATGTAAGAGAGCATATTCCTGAACGAAGGGAGGGAAGGGAGCGGATGCTTGAGGTAAGGGAGGTTAGGCAGCGCATACCTGAGACAAGGGATGATCGGCCACACATGCCTGAACCTACTGGTGCTAGCATAATGCGACGTGTCCCTTCTTCAAGGGTCATAGATGCTACGCCTCATATTGATTCCTTCAGAAATTCCTATTCTCCCATGACAATGGATCGTTTAAGGCGAAGATCACCAGATGGTGTTTTAGTTAATTCTAGAGGTACCTCACCGCCAAGGAGTTTGGACGAATTACGGAGAAGGGAGTTAATCAGGTCATATGATGATGGTAGATCGGCTGCTTATATGAGGAAAGACAGTTTTGAGCTTCCTAGACCCATGGGCACCACATCGTATAGGACGAATTCGGCTCTAGCTGCCGGACCTGAAAAGCGAGTGGGACCTACATTAGCAGTACCATCTCCAGCTGGCGTCATCATGCACAGAAGTTCATACGCA GTTAATGAACCACATACTGTTGACGGCTTTTTGCGTGCATTGGGCTTGGAAAAATATGCAATAAACTTCAAGGCAGAGGAA gtGGATATGCATGCATTGAGACAAATGGGAGATAATGACTTGAGAGATCTTGGGGTACCTATG
- the LOC108209545 gene encoding uncharacterized protein LOC108209545 isoform X3, which produces MSDSSMSRVTITLGRSGQVVKRAGAVLDSAYTDPVPAVGAKRSVHDRLGTQPSNKRHRGNDNVLNSANGVDAEGVPLRKDDLRYKIMQKSGKKGTEGDSPLNGVDLREILSRQARPSTSVGMQPLMPEEKNGRPNSGEGRQLISEPRGARPHMREDPDIRQRLPDTREVRQRMPELREVRQRLPELREVRERVPEMRDVRERVPEMRDVRERVPEMREVRERLPEMREIRARIPDRREVRERIPNRNDVREHIPERREGRERMLEVREVRQRIPETRDDRPHMPEPTGASIMRRVPSSRVIDATPHIDSFRNSYSPMTMDRLRRRSPDGVLVNSRGTSPPRSLDELRRRELIRSYDDGRSAAYMRKDSFELPRPMGTTSYRTNSALAAGPEKRVGPTLAVPSPAGVIMHRSSYAVNEPHTVDGFLRALGLEKYAINFKAEEVCSVWWICMH; this is translated from the exons ATGTCAGATTCTTCGATGTCTCGAGTTACAATCACTCTCGGTCGTAGTGGTCAG GTTGTAAAGAGAGCTGGAGCAGTGTTGGATAGTGCATATACGGATCCAGTGCCAGCGGTTGGAGCTAAGAGATCTGTTCATGATAGACTTGGAACTCAGCCAAGCAATAAGAG GCATCGAGGCAATGATAATGTTCTGAATTCAGCTAATGGCGTAGATG CTGAAGGTGTGCCTCTTCGGAAAGATGATCTCCGTTACAAAATCATGCAGAAAAGTGGAAAGAAGGGAACTGAAGGTGACAGCCCACTGAATGGAGTTGACCTACGGGAAATTCTGTCGAGGCAAGCACGTCCTTCAACGAGTGTAGGCATGCAGCCGCTCATGCCTGAGGAAAAGAATGGGAGACCTAATAGTGGTGAAGGCAGGCAACTAATTTCTGAGCCAAGGGGAGCTAGACCACATATGCGAGAGGACCCTGATATTAGACAGAGGCTACCTGATACAAGGGAAGTTAGACAGCGGATGCCAGAGCTGAGGGAAGTTAGACAGCGGTTGCCGGAGCTGAGGGAGGTTAGAGAACGTGTTCCAGAGATGAGGGACGTTAGGGAACGGGTGCCAGAGATGAGGGATGTTAGGGAGAGGGTGCCGGAGATGAGAGAGGTTAGGGAGCGGCTACCTGAGATGAGGGAGATCAGAGCTCGGATACCAGACAGAAGGGAAGTTAGAGAGCGTATACCCAACAGAAATGATGTAAGAGAGCATATTCCTGAACGAAGGGAGGGAAGGGAGCGGATGCTTGAGGTAAGGGAGGTTAGGCAGCGCATACCTGAGACAAGGGATGATCGGCCACACATGCCTGAACCTACTGGTGCTAGCATAATGCGACGTGTCCCTTCTTCAAGGGTCATAGATGCTACGCCTCATATTGATTCCTTCAGAAATTCCTATTCTCCCATGACAATGGATCGTTTAAGGCGAAGATCACCAGATGGTGTTTTAGTTAATTCTAGAGGTACCTCACCGCCAAGGAGTTTGGACGAATTACGGAGAAGGGAGTTAATCAGGTCATATGATGATGGTAGATCGGCTGCTTATATGAGGAAAGACAGTTTTGAGCTTCCTAGACCCATGGGCACCACATCGTATAGGACGAATTCGGCTCTAGCTGCCGGACCTGAAAAGCGAGTGGGACCTACATTAGCAGTACCATCTCCAGCTGGCGTCATCATGCACAGAAGTTCATACGCA GTTAATGAACCACATACTGTTGACGGCTTTTTGCGTGCATTGGGCTTGGAAAAATATGCAATAAACTTCAAGGCAGAGGAAGTATGTAGCGTCTG gtGGATATGCATGCATTGA
- the LOC108209545 gene encoding uncharacterized protein LOC108209545 isoform X4, translated as MSDSSMSRVTITLGRSGQVVKRAGAVLDSAYTDPVPAVGAKRSVHDRLGTQPSNKRHRGNDNVLNSANGVDAEGVPLRKDDLRYKIMQKSGKKGTEGDSPLNGVDLREILSRQARPSTSVGMQPLMPEEKNGRPNSGEGRQLISEPRGARPHMREDPDIRQRLPDTREVRQRMPELREVRQRLPELREVRERVPEMRDVRERVPEMRDVRERVPEMREVRERLPEMREIRARIPDRREVRERIPNRNDVREHIPERREGRERMLEVREVRQRIPETRDDRPHMPEPTGASIMRRVPSSRVIDATPHIDSFRNSYSPMTMDRLRRRSPDGVLVNSRGTSPPRSLDELRRRELIRSYDDGRSAAYMRKDSFELPRPMGTTSYRTNSALAAGPEKRVGPTLAVPSPAGVIMHRSSYAVQSYFFVAFSFLSWT; from the exons ATGTCAGATTCTTCGATGTCTCGAGTTACAATCACTCTCGGTCGTAGTGGTCAG GTTGTAAAGAGAGCTGGAGCAGTGTTGGATAGTGCATATACGGATCCAGTGCCAGCGGTTGGAGCTAAGAGATCTGTTCATGATAGACTTGGAACTCAGCCAAGCAATAAGAG GCATCGAGGCAATGATAATGTTCTGAATTCAGCTAATGGCGTAGATG CTGAAGGTGTGCCTCTTCGGAAAGATGATCTCCGTTACAAAATCATGCAGAAAAGTGGAAAGAAGGGAACTGAAGGTGACAGCCCACTGAATGGAGTTGACCTACGGGAAATTCTGTCGAGGCAAGCACGTCCTTCAACGAGTGTAGGCATGCAGCCGCTCATGCCTGAGGAAAAGAATGGGAGACCTAATAGTGGTGAAGGCAGGCAACTAATTTCTGAGCCAAGGGGAGCTAGACCACATATGCGAGAGGACCCTGATATTAGACAGAGGCTACCTGATACAAGGGAAGTTAGACAGCGGATGCCAGAGCTGAGGGAAGTTAGACAGCGGTTGCCGGAGCTGAGGGAGGTTAGAGAACGTGTTCCAGAGATGAGGGACGTTAGGGAACGGGTGCCAGAGATGAGGGATGTTAGGGAGAGGGTGCCGGAGATGAGAGAGGTTAGGGAGCGGCTACCTGAGATGAGGGAGATCAGAGCTCGGATACCAGACAGAAGGGAAGTTAGAGAGCGTATACCCAACAGAAATGATGTAAGAGAGCATATTCCTGAACGAAGGGAGGGAAGGGAGCGGATGCTTGAGGTAAGGGAGGTTAGGCAGCGCATACCTGAGACAAGGGATGATCGGCCACACATGCCTGAACCTACTGGTGCTAGCATAATGCGACGTGTCCCTTCTTCAAGGGTCATAGATGCTACGCCTCATATTGATTCCTTCAGAAATTCCTATTCTCCCATGACAATGGATCGTTTAAGGCGAAGATCACCAGATGGTGTTTTAGTTAATTCTAGAGGTACCTCACCGCCAAGGAGTTTGGACGAATTACGGAGAAGGGAGTTAATCAGGTCATATGATGATGGTAGATCGGCTGCTTATATGAGGAAAGACAGTTTTGAGCTTCCTAGACCCATGGGCACCACATCGTATAGGACGAATTCGGCTCTAGCTGCCGGACCTGAAAAGCGAGTGGGACCTACATTAGCAGTACCATCTCCAGCTGGCGTCATCATGCACAGAAGTTCATACGCAGTACAAAGCTACTTCTTTGTTGCTTTCTCTTTTTTGTCTTGGACGTGA